A stretch of the Egicoccus sp. AB-alg6-2 genome encodes the following:
- a CDS encoding DUF305 domain-containing protein, protein MSAVRRRRHPLPLLMAAAMLVGCTSSSEDAPRVVQPGAPGDASRELSASELAAIDYSDYGEADVAFMQHMILHHVQALRLTRLVPDRTAREDIPLLARRIDLSQEAELEQMRAWLLERDEPVPSLLAGHDHDEVTVPDDELMPGMLTEQELLAVEAASGEAFDRLFLEAMIRHHEGALQMVTELFDAESGATDLSVSSFANHVAADQTIEIGRMRRILDELDAGDAAG, encoded by the coding sequence ATGAGTGCTGTTCGGCGGCGTCGTCACCCGCTGCCGCTGCTGATGGCGGCGGCCATGCTGGTCGGCTGCACCTCTTCGTCCGAGGACGCTCCCCGGGTTGTCCAGCCGGGCGCTCCGGGCGATGCCAGTCGCGAGTTGTCAGCGAGCGAACTAGCCGCGATCGACTACAGCGACTACGGCGAGGCCGACGTCGCCTTCATGCAGCACATGATACTCCACCACGTCCAGGCGTTGCGGCTGACCCGACTGGTGCCCGACCGCACCGCGCGTGAGGACATCCCGCTGCTCGCGCGTCGCATCGACCTGTCGCAGGAGGCCGAGCTCGAACAGATGCGCGCCTGGCTGCTCGAGCGCGACGAACCCGTCCCGTCCCTGCTCGCCGGCCACGACCACGACGAGGTCACGGTCCCCGACGACGAGCTGATGCCGGGGATGCTCACCGAGCAGGAGCTGCTGGCCGTCGAGGCAGCCAGCGGCGAGGCGTTCGACCGGCTGTTCCTCGAGGCGATGATCCGCCACCACGAGGGTGCGCTGCAGATGGTCACCGAGCTGTTCGACGCCGAGAGCGGCGCCACCGACCTGTCGGTGTCGAGCTTCGCCAATCACGTGGCGGCCGACCAGACGATCGAGATCGGCCGGATGCGCCGCATCCTCGACGAGCTCGACGCCGGCGACGCGGCGGGTTGA